AACGACCCATTACCATGCTGACAGCCTATGATTATCCCACCGCCATGATGGTGGATGCGGCAGGGATAGACATGATTTTGGTGGGGGATTCAGTGGGTAACACAGTTTTGGGTTATGACACCACCATACCGGTTACTATAGAAGAAATGGTACACCATACCAAGGCCGTCACCCGGGGTGCTAAAAGGGCTTTAGTGGTGGCAGATATGCCTTTTTTAACCTGTCACATTTCCAAGGAAGATACCATGCGCAATGCCGGCCTGTTAATGCAACAAGGTGGTGCTAAAGCAGTTAAAATTGAGGGCGGCCAAGAGGTGGCCGAGGTAATTAAAGCGCTCACAAGCGGGGGTATACCTGTGGTGGGCCACTTGGGCCTCACTCCCCAATCGGTGCACCAACTGGGGGGGTATCGTGTGCAGGGTAAAACCGCCGATGCAGCCAGCA
This Peptococcaceae bacterium 1198_IL3148 DNA region includes the following protein-coding sequences:
- the panB gene encoding 3-methyl-2-oxobutanoate hydroxymethyltransferase, encoding MNKPVTTLELIKMKQQKRPITMLTAYDYPTAMMVDAAGIDMILVGDSVGNTVLGYDTTIPVTIEEMVHHTKAVTRGAKRALVVADMPFLTCHISKEDTMRNAGLLMQQGGAKAVKIEGGQEVAEVIKALTSGGIPVVGHLGLTPQSVHQLGGYRVQGKTADAASKLIADAKALQQAGAFAVVLECVPTSLAKLVTEAIDIPTIGIGAGNVCDGQVIVFHDLVGINNQFKPKFVKRYANLYQEVVQALECYRDDVRERKFPDEEHSFSMPDEELKKIY